ATTCGCGAAATTATAAGAACCGCAggtattttatttgttgattCAGTGACATCAGAGAACACATCAAATGATCACCTTTGTAATTCAATAAACGCTAATTGGAAAATGTTAAGCacctttaatttttacaaggTGCAAAAGTTTGCAGCGAGAAAAACTTGAGTctgagagaaatttttttaacaattagaACGACACTATAAgtgaaaatttgaaatgtaaattttatcatcaatattaatatatcacagCGAGCGCTAAGATTAAAATGccattgtatttaaattcgCACTTTATCCTTTTTAAGTCTCACGTTCATTTCAATTTAGGCACCGCTCCCAGCGGCGCGCATACAGAACCATGGAGCTTCGTCGTGGTGTCTAATCCAACtgtaaaatcgaaaattaGAAGTATCGTGGAGCAAGAggaggaaattaattataagaaaaggATGGGAGTAAAGTGGACGACCGATTTGTCGCCACTGAAGACTGACTGGATAAAAGAGTACCTGACTGTCGCTCCGTATCTGATACTTGTGTTCAAGCAGACCTACGGTACTCTGCCAAATGGAAAGAAGAAGATCCATTATTATCATGAGATGAGCGTTTCCATAGCATGTGGAATCCTTATTACCGCCATACAGGTAATATTCACTTTTTCTACTATACAATTCTTGCGAAGAATACCAAATGGATGTGATATCACTTAGTGATATTTTTCCTAAAACGAATCTTGCGACGAAAGATTTTTTTGCGACAAATACGATAAATCTATAAGAATTCTATATTTACGATTGTGCTTGTTGAAAGctaatatttattgagaaaCGTAACATCAAGAGTATCAAGAGATTATCAAAAGATAATGAAGATTAAATGTGTTTGCATATTAAAGAACTTTGAGATATTCCATAGGAAGATGTTTCTTATTTTGGTAATATGGGAATTTACCTAGAATAATCTCGCTGATTGCGTCTCCTTTTCGAATGTATTATAGTGCGCCGGTTTGGTAACTCTTACATCTACGCCGTTGAACTGCGGGCCTGCTATACGCAGTCTTCTTAATCGTCCACCCAACGAAAAGCTCGTGTTACTATTACCAGTCGGTTATCCAGCCGAAGATGCCACTGTTCCCGATTTGCAACGAAAACCTCTCTCTGAGATTTTAGTTGAGATTGACTAGAAGAACATGAGACGCGGCGAATTGATGAGACCATTGCTTTAACATAAATACTCGATACGTTGCAAAATTTCCCGATTTTCTTATCATTTAGAAACCGAAAGTGTGGGAGTATCTGAAATAAATAGTCAAACATACATTTATGTTagtgttatttttatgaaaaaatgttatatttttcggAGATACTaacttttttatcttacattacatattttgtggatatcaattatttactataataGAATATGTAGTATTCCTTGGCTTAAAATATCACTGCCAATATTACAAAGTAACCGTAATGTCCAAAAAAGAAGAGCTAATCCCTGAAATATAGCACCTGTTCGAGTCGTGTCGTTTGttatatttctctctcctgcagttgaaaaatgtacaatggCACGCAATGAGACTGTTCTAACTTAGTAATCCGGTTTGTATAAACTAGTGTTTATTCAAATTTGCatacataatgttaaaaataagcgatataaaatgtaaattccattaatttaattaaagaactgAAAAGTTAATCATAGTTCTTTTGCATGGTGTATATATCTAACACTAATATAATTAGgtcgtaaaattgtaaaattgaaacGAGGCTTCACATTAACAAATACCAAATATATCACCAcagtttcttaaaattaagtacattcaatatataaaatacaaaaatactgaGTTAAATGACGAAGAAcatgtagaatataatttttttgcagttcTGCAATCTGCATATGACAGCTATGTCGCTACTAGTAGCTATGTCATTAAGTGTAAAAGCTTTAGTATCATGATACATACAGAGAAACagataatattctatttattactATTCATGGAAcaaatactattaatattattttctagaatatgaattttcctttcgttttcgcatttatttatttttttttttttttcttcccttaTGAAGCTTGGTCAGAGCCAAGTCGATAGCGAGGAGCTAAGAGTTTAGTATGAAAACTCGAGATCGCCAAATTTTCGCCGAAATTTAAGCAATTGTAAAAGTTCCGAAAGCAATCAAACTTGGAAATAGTCATTGACTAAGGGTAGAATAGTCTAGAACTAGGAGAGTATTGTCCTATTTAGCGATCCT
This genomic window from Linepithema humile isolate Giens D197 chromosome 5, Lhum_UNIL_v1.0, whole genome shotgun sequence contains:
- the Iyd gene encoding iodotyrosine deiodinase, producing MFSDYLPFTIKYFWHILIVAVSLVLFNKFFKWPSARSMTQEFTASDESTDPSEKVCEKLLEENEEEPALPRDLKHIPYQYVRLSEKELLARALEFYQLAAARRTLRFFSADPVPKEIIREIIRTAGTAPSGAHTEPWSFVVVSNPTVKSKIRSIVEQEEEINYKKRMGVKWTTDLSPLKTDWIKEYLTVAPYLILVFKQTYGTLPNGKKKIHYYHEMSVSIACGILITAIQCAGLVTLTSTPLNCGPAIRSLLNRPPNEKLVLLLPVGYPAEDATVPDLQRKPLSEILVEID